The nucleotide sequence ATTTGTTGGGAAAAACCCGAAGCGAGTCATTTAGAGGCGGCAGACTGCGCGATCGCGCAGCTTAATGAACTAAAAATCACCTAACCCTCCGATCAATATATGACGCATGACCAGCAATCTGATATAGTGGCTATGAACGAATAAAGGGAATAAAAATCAAAAAGACCCTGAAGTAGTAACCTGTATGATGGCAACCCAGTCAAAGCTGTTGCCTCTTTTTATAAAAGGCACAACTTCTGACCATTGGTTAAGGATTGTCCGTCCATAGAGGTTGCTCAGAAACAGTCAACTTTCGATTAGGAGGAAAAGTCAACTTGTCTAGTAAATATATTTTTAGTTCTGAATCGGTAACAGAAGGTCATCCTGATAAGGTTTGCGACCAAATTTCCGATACCATTCTCGACGCCTTGCTCACTGGAGACGATAAAAGTCGGGTGGCAGCAGAAGTCGTCGTCAACACTGGATTAGTGCTCGTGACAGGGGAAATTACCTCCAAGACGCAAGTGAACTTTGTGAACTTGGTTCGCGAAAAAATTAAAGAAATTGGTTATACCGATGCTGATAATGGCTTTTCTGCTGATAGCTGTGCCGTATTAGTTGCCCTTGATGAACAATCTCCCGACATTTCGCAAGGGGTAACTAGCGCTCAAGAAAGCCGTGACCTCAGTGATGACGAACTCGATCAAATTGGTGCGGGTGACCAAGGGTTAATGTTTGGGTTTGCTTGCAACGAAACCCCAGAATTAATGCCTCTCCCCATCAGCTTGTCTCACCGTTTAACTCGCCAGTTGGCAAAAGTTCGTCATAATGGCACCCTTGACTATCTCCGTCCCGATGGTAAGAGCCAAGTGAGTGTTGCTTACGAAGATGGTAAGCCGGTTCGGATCGACACAATTTTACTCTCCACCCAACATGATCCAGAAGTGGGCGGTAGCACGGATGAGAAAACCGTTCATGACAAAATTAAAGCGGATCTCTGGAAAGAAGTTGTGCTTCCCATTTTTGAAGACATTAACATCAAGCCGGATGAGAACACCAAATACTTAATGAACCCCACCGGTAAATTTGTGGTTGGTGGTCCCCAAGGGGATGCTGGTTTAACCGGACGGAAAATCATCGTTGACACCTATGGCGGTTATTCTCGTCATGGCGGTGGCGCGTTCTCTGGTAAGGATCCAACAAAAGTTGACCGCAGTGCTGCTTATGCAAGCCGTTATGTGGCGAAAAACATCGTTGCGGCTGGCTTAGCCGATAAGTGTGAAGTTCAACTTAGCTACGCGATCGGTGTTGCGCGTCCCAC is from Cyanobacteria bacterium GSL.Bin1 and encodes:
- a CDS encoding methionine adenosyltransferase codes for the protein MSSKYIFSSESVTEGHPDKVCDQISDTILDALLTGDDKSRVAAEVVVNTGLVLVTGEITSKTQVNFVNLVREKIKEIGYTDADNGFSADSCAVLVALDEQSPDISQGVTSAQESRDLSDDELDQIGAGDQGLMFGFACNETPELMPLPISLSHRLTRQLAKVRHNGTLDYLRPDGKSQVSVAYEDGKPVRIDTILLSTQHDPEVGGSTDEKTVHDKIKADLWKEVVLPIFEDINIKPDENTKYLMNPTGKFVVGGPQGDAGLTGRKIIVDTYGGYSRHGGGAFSGKDPTKVDRSAAYASRYVAKNIVAAGLADKCEVQLSYAIGVARPTSVFVDTFGTGKVDEEKLLEVIRKNFELRPAGIIQDLNLQELPKQRGGRFYQDTAAYGHFGRPDLDLPWERTDKAEILKQALKEVAAV